In the genome of Halapricum salinum, one region contains:
- a CDS encoding ArsR/SmtB family transcription factor, with the protein MEAVLWQTLAGTRGGPNRARIIRALDARPRNANRLAEDLDLAYNTVRHHLDVLEDNDIVTSADESYGAVYLPSERARQHWDTVEDIISQVEQ; encoded by the coding sequence ATGGAGGCGGTGCTCTGGCAGACGCTCGCAGGGACGCGCGGCGGACCGAACAGGGCACGCATCATCCGCGCCCTGGACGCACGCCCCCGCAACGCGAACCGCCTCGCCGAAGACCTCGATCTCGCGTACAACACCGTTCGGCATCATCTCGATGTTCTGGAGGACAACGATATCGTCACGAGCGCCGACGAGAGTTACGGTGCCGTCTACTTACCGAGCGAGCGAGCTCGACAGCACTGGGACACAGTCGAGGATATCATCTCTCAGGTGGAACAATGA
- a CDS encoding ribosome assembly factor SBDS, producing the protein MISLDEAVTARLESHGERFEVLVDPDAALAIKRGEFDGDLEDVIAAEDVFENASRGDRPPENALEEVFGTTDPMEIIPEVIKRGEIQITAEQRREMQEQKRKQLIQRITRNAVNPQMDDAPHPPDRIESALEETDFRVDPMEPVENQVDEALEALRPVIPIRFDEVTIAVQLPPDYAGSGQAKIREFGDLKREEWQNDGSWVGVVQFPAGLQNDFYDLANEVSSGNAETRIIQDEDDINRR; encoded by the coding sequence ATGATATCGCTTGACGAAGCCGTCACGGCCCGGCTCGAATCTCATGGCGAGCGTTTCGAGGTCCTCGTCGACCCCGACGCGGCGCTGGCGATCAAACGCGGCGAGTTCGACGGCGACCTAGAAGACGTCATCGCTGCCGAGGACGTCTTCGAGAACGCTTCGCGTGGCGATCGACCGCCCGAGAACGCCCTCGAAGAGGTCTTCGGCACGACCGACCCGATGGAGATCATCCCCGAGGTCATCAAACGCGGGGAGATTCAGATCACTGCCGAGCAGCGTCGCGAGATGCAAGAACAGAAGCGCAAGCAGTTGATCCAGCGCATCACGCGCAACGCGGTCAACCCCCAGATGGACGACGCGCCCCATCCGCCCGACCGGATCGAATCCGCTCTCGAAGAGACAGACTTCCGGGTCGATCCGATGGAGCCAGTCGAGAATCAGGTCGACGAAGCGCTCGAAGCCCTGCGACCAGTGATCCCGATTCGCTTCGACGAGGTGACTATCGCCGTCCAGTTGCCGCCGGATTACGCCGGCAGCGGGCAAGCCAAGATCAGGGAATTCGGCGATCTCAAACGCGAAGAGTGGCAAAACGACGGCTCGTGGGTCGGCGTCGTCCAGTTCCCCGCCGGGTTGCAGAACGACTTCTACGACCTCGCGAACGAGGTCTCCAGCGGCAACGCGGAGACGCGGATCATCCAGGACGAAGACGACATCAACAGACGTTGA
- a CDS encoding FUN14 domain-containing protein — translation MAEFNFTQLGLEVGGSGAIGFLIGFAAKKVAKVIAIIIGLELVLFKFLESRDIIWVDWNKLTNGIVKAGKEGREQGQDWIMTFVSTAGVGAGFVGGFFLGFKKA, via the coding sequence ATGGCAGAGTTCAATTTCACACAACTAGGCCTGGAAGTCGGTGGCTCCGGTGCGATCGGATTTTTGATAGGATTTGCTGCAAAGAAGGTCGCGAAAGTGATCGCGATCATCATCGGCCTGGAGCTCGTCCTGTTCAAGTTCCTCGAATCGCGAGACATCATCTGGGTCGACTGGAACAAACTGACGAACGGGATCGTCAAAGCGGGCAAAGAAGGCAGAGAGCAAGGTCAGGACTGGATCATGACGTTCGTCTCGACGGCCGGTGTCGGCGCTGGCTTCGTGGGCGGCTTCTTCCTCGGCTTCAAGAAAGCCTGA
- a CDS encoding transcription initiation factor IIB encodes MSETTIRTTDAETERLNARTDEAESERCPECSGALVTDSERGETVCTDCGLVVEEDEIDHGPEWRAFDAREKDKKSRVGAPTTTMMHDKGLSTNIGWQNKDAYGRSLNASQRKKMQRLRTWNERFRTQNSKERNLKQALGEIDRMASALGLPESVRETASVIYRRALKDDLLPGRSIEGVATAALYAAARQANYPRSLDEMERVSRVDRMELTRTYRYIIRELGLEVAPADPESFVPRFTSDLGLSDEVERTARRLIDAARADGLLSGKSPVGIAAAAIYAAALLSNERVTQSEVSEVADISEVTIRNRYKELLEADGVQNMSA; translated from the coding sequence ATGAGCGAGACAACGATTCGAACCACAGACGCCGAAACGGAACGACTGAACGCCCGAACGGACGAAGCCGAGAGCGAACGCTGCCCCGAGTGCAGCGGAGCGCTCGTGACCGATAGCGAGCGCGGTGAGACGGTGTGTACCGACTGTGGGCTGGTCGTCGAGGAAGACGAGATCGACCACGGACCCGAGTGGCGCGCGTTCGACGCCCGGGAGAAAGACAAGAAGAGCCGCGTCGGGGCGCCGACGACGACGATGATGCACGACAAGGGCCTGTCGACGAACATCGGCTGGCAGAACAAGGACGCCTACGGCCGGAGTCTCAACGCCAGCCAGCGAAAGAAGATGCAGCGTCTGCGCACCTGGAACGAGCGCTTCCGCACGCAGAACTCCAAAGAGCGCAACCTCAAGCAGGCTCTCGGCGAGATCGACCGCATGGCGAGTGCGCTCGGCCTCCCCGAGAGCGTCCGCGAGACCGCGAGCGTCATCTATCGTCGCGCGCTGAAAGACGACCTCCTCCCGGGTCGGTCGATCGAGGGTGTCGCGACCGCCGCGCTGTACGCCGCGGCCCGACAGGCCAACTACCCGCGCAGCCTCGACGAGATGGAACGCGTCTCGCGAGTCGACCGGATGGAACTCACCCGGACGTATCGCTACATCATCCGCGAACTCGGCCTGGAAGTCGCGCCCGCCGACCCCGAGAGCTTCGTCCCGCGGTTCACCTCCGACCTCGGCCTCTCCGACGAGGTCGAACGCACGGCCCGCCGGCTGATCGACGCCGCCCGCGCTGACGGCCTGCTCAGCGGCAAGAGCCCCGTGGGAATCGCTGCGGCAGCCATCTACGCCGCGGCGCTGCTCAGTAACGAGCGCGTCACCCAGAGCGAGGTCAGCGAGGTCGCAGACATCTCGGAAGTGACGATTCGCAACCGCTACAAGGAACTGCTGGAGGCCGACGGCGTCCAGAACATGTCCGCCTGA
- a CDS encoding DUF357 domain-containing protein, with product MADIAEKTDRYERLLSEALDEASVAPPEDTPLADGAEECLEMAESYLEDGRHFRDEDDLVNALAAFSYGHAWLDAGARIGLFSVPTDGHLFTV from the coding sequence ATGGCAGACATCGCCGAGAAGACCGACCGCTACGAACGACTGCTCAGTGAAGCACTGGACGAAGCGAGCGTCGCCCCGCCAGAAGATACGCCGCTCGCGGACGGTGCGGAAGAGTGCCTGGAAATGGCCGAGTCCTACCTCGAAGACGGCCGTCACTTCCGCGACGAGGACGATCTGGTGAACGCCTTGGCCGCGTTCTCCTACGGCCACGCATGGCTCGATGCCGGCGCACGGATCGGCCTGTTCTCGGTCCCGACCGATGGACACCTTTTTACTGTGTGA
- a CDS encoding DEAD/DEAH box helicase family protein: protein MTDDAPADATIDTFYDALEALGQPVVTASRFAQQLDVPQSEATDALDSLVDAGTVERQDVSTDPVVYYPSEWSRMTDRERVIVFPERRQLVVDKPHQFTRAQLSQFARLVDTTGSEGYLYEITQADIWQAPYDGVEELLATVRDVLPERLPDLEDWIESQWERAHQFVLRTHEDGYVVLEAASEDLMGNVARQKLDEDHLRAAISDTESWVAEESIAEVKRILYEAGYPVVDQRDLDTGEPLPVDLDLDLRPYQHEWVQSFLEGNSGVLVGPPGSGKTVAAMGILSRIEGETLILVPGRELASQWRDELLSHTTLTDDQIGEYHGGTKEIRPVTIATYQTAGMDRHRHVFDDRKWGLIVFDEVHHVPSDVFRRTADLQSRHRLGLSATPLREDDREEEIFTLVGPPIGTDWDALFDAGFVAEPSVEIRYVPWADETARNEYVSSHGHERRQLAASNPAKVEEVRHLLRAHEGEQALVFVDYLDQGRELSAALDVPFVSGETRHARRSELFESFRSGLRDTLIVSRVGDEGIDLPSAEVAIVASGLGGSRRQSSQRAGRTMRPEGQATMYVLATRGSREEDFARQRMRHLAEKGVRVTESSAESVEPDST, encoded by the coding sequence GTGACCGACGACGCTCCTGCAGACGCGACGATCGATACCTTCTACGACGCCCTCGAAGCGCTGGGCCAGCCCGTCGTGACGGCCTCGCGATTCGCCCAGCAGCTGGACGTGCCACAGAGCGAGGCCACCGACGCGCTCGACTCGCTTGTCGACGCCGGAACCGTCGAGCGCCAGGACGTCTCGACCGATCCCGTCGTCTACTACCCCAGCGAGTGGTCCCGGATGACCGACCGCGAGCGCGTGATCGTCTTTCCTGAACGGCGACAGCTCGTCGTCGACAAGCCCCACCAGTTCACCCGCGCACAGCTCTCGCAGTTCGCGCGGCTCGTGGACACCACGGGATCGGAGGGCTACCTTTACGAGATTACGCAGGCCGATATCTGGCAGGCCCCCTACGACGGCGTCGAAGAACTGCTGGCCACAGTGAGAGATGTCCTGCCCGAACGTCTGCCCGATCTGGAAGACTGGATCGAGAGTCAGTGGGAGCGGGCCCACCAGTTCGTCCTCCGTACGCACGAGGACGGCTACGTCGTCCTCGAAGCCGCGAGCGAGGACCTGATGGGAAACGTCGCCCGCCAGAAGCTCGACGAAGACCACCTCCGGGCGGCCATCTCGGACACCGAGAGCTGGGTCGCCGAGGAGTCGATCGCCGAGGTCAAACGAATCCTCTACGAGGCGGGCTACCCAGTCGTCGACCAGCGTGACCTCGACACGGGCGAACCCCTGCCCGTCGACCTGGATCTCGATCTCCGTCCTTACCAGCACGAGTGGGTCCAGTCGTTCCTCGAAGGCAACTCGGGCGTGCTCGTCGGGCCGCCGGGCAGCGGCAAGACCGTCGCCGCCATGGGGATCCTCTCGCGGATCGAGGGCGAGACCCTCATCCTGGTTCCGGGCCGCGAACTGGCGAGCCAGTGGCGCGACGAACTGCTCTCCCACACGACGCTCACCGACGACCAGATCGGGGAGTACCACGGCGGGACGAAGGAGATCCGCCCCGTGACCATCGCGACCTACCAGACCGCCGGGATGGACCGCCACCGGCACGTCTTCGACGACCGCAAGTGGGGCCTGATCGTCTTCGACGAGGTGCATCACGTGCCAAGCGACGTGTTCAGACGGACTGCGGATCTCCAGAGCCGTCACCGCCTCGGCCTCAGCGCGACACCCCTCCGGGAGGACGACCGCGAGGAAGAAATCTTTACACTCGTGGGCCCGCCGATCGGCACCGACTGGGACGCGCTGTTCGACGCCGGGTTCGTCGCCGAGCCCAGCGTCGAGATCCGCTACGTCCCCTGGGCCGATGAGACTGCCCGCAACGAGTACGTCAGTTCCCACGGTCACGAACGCCGCCAGCTTGCCGCCAGCAACCCCGCCAAGGTCGAGGAAGTCCGCCACCTCCTCCGCGCCCACGAGGGCGAGCAAGCCCTGGTGTTCGTCGACTACCTCGATCAGGGCCGGGAGCTTTCGGCAGCCCTCGACGTGCCGTTCGTCAGCGGCGAGACGCGCCACGCCCGTCGCTCGGAGCTGTTCGAATCGTTCCGCTCGGGGCTACGCGACACGCTGATCGTCTCGCGAGTCGGTGACGAGGGGATCGACCTTCCGAGTGCCGAAGTCGCCATCGTCGCCTCCGGTCTGGGCGGTTCGCGCCGCCAGAGTTCCCAGCGCGCCGGTCGGACGATGCGGCCGGAGGGCCAGGCCACGATGTACGTCCTCGCCACACGCGGCTCCCGAGAGGAGGACTTCGCCCGCCAGCGAATGCGTCACCTCGCTGAGAAGGGCGTCCGTGTGACCGAGTCCTCGGCCGAGAGTGTCGAGCCAGATTCGACCTGA
- a CDS encoding MutS-related protein, which produces MRLEDYWGIGPKTRELLTTELGVEAAIQAIESGDIRTLTDAGLSRGRATRILRRVEGGPAMDVLATRDTREVYKDLLDVIGRYALTDHAADRIRLLTPLADRDDIRERLDDVVEARNTWRGLDESTRETVREAFERYDDVGGGERSAVDVARTLGAAGVDSGVFEPLAALDPSDLEAAADALGALEPDGSVAAGADEELDRLREQLGAAEDLAASSEGVVEAVREEIRTPDAFEEGVVEHVVSETGVDVGRVREAMPNEATDARDFVGATLRSLTDGLRTAVDERAESVASDASETIEASRETIDAAVEAVDDIALLLSLARFALEFDLVRPQFSDDSDVLAVQAARNVVLEAADETVQPVTYAIGEHTIDFPKADAPPSGDRVAVLTGANSGGKTTLLETLAQIQLLAQMGLPVPAEQAEIGFVDAIVFHRRHASFNAGVLESTLKNVVPPLSESGHTLMLVDEFEAITEPGSAADLLHGLVTLTVDREALGVFVTHLADDLEPLPETARVDGIFAEGLTPDLELEVDYQPRFGTVGRSTPEFIISRLVANADDHEERAGFDTLARAIGQAAVQRTLSDARWSPE; this is translated from the coding sequence ATGCGACTGGAGGACTACTGGGGAATCGGGCCGAAGACCCGGGAGCTACTCACGACGGAACTGGGCGTCGAGGCTGCCATCCAGGCCATCGAGAGCGGCGATATCAGGACGCTGACCGACGCCGGACTCAGTCGCGGCCGCGCGACGCGGATCCTCCGGCGCGTCGAGGGTGGTCCCGCGATGGACGTCCTCGCGACGCGTGACACCCGCGAGGTCTACAAGGACCTGCTGGACGTCATCGGCCGGTACGCGCTGACCGACCACGCTGCAGATCGGATTCGCCTCCTGACCCCACTGGCGGACCGCGACGACATCCGCGAGCGCCTCGACGACGTCGTCGAGGCCCGGAACACGTGGCGGGGGCTCGACGAGTCGACCCGCGAGACCGTTCGAGAGGCCTTCGAGCGCTACGACGACGTCGGCGGTGGCGAGCGCTCGGCCGTCGACGTCGCGCGCACACTCGGTGCGGCCGGCGTCGACTCGGGCGTGTTCGAACCGCTGGCCGCACTCGACCCGTCGGATCTGGAGGCTGCCGCCGACGCGCTTGGGGCACTGGAACCTGACGGCAGCGTCGCCGCGGGCGCGGACGAAGAACTGGATCGCCTGCGCGAGCAACTCGGAGCCGCCGAGGATCTGGCAGCCAGCTCCGAGGGCGTCGTCGAGGCTGTCCGCGAGGAGATCCGGACGCCCGACGCCTTCGAGGAAGGTGTTGTAGAGCACGTCGTGAGCGAGACAGGCGTCGACGTCGGACGCGTCCGCGAGGCCATGCCGAACGAGGCCACCGACGCCCGGGATTTCGTGGGTGCAACGTTGCGCTCGCTGACAGACGGCCTGCGGACGGCCGTCGACGAGCGGGCCGAAAGCGTGGCGAGCGACGCCAGCGAGACCATCGAAGCGTCCCGGGAGACCATCGACGCCGCGGTCGAGGCCGTCGACGACATCGCGCTGTTGCTCTCACTCGCGCGCTTCGCGCTCGAATTCGACCTCGTCCGGCCGCAGTTCAGTGACGACAGTGACGTCCTCGCCGTCCAGGCCGCCCGGAACGTCGTTCTCGAAGCCGCCGACGAGACAGTCCAGCCAGTGACCTACGCGATCGGCGAACACACGATCGACTTCCCGAAGGCCGACGCTCCGCCAAGCGGCGACCGCGTTGCGGTCCTGACTGGCGCGAACAGCGGCGGGAAGACGACCCTCCTCGAAACACTGGCTCAGATCCAGCTCCTCGCCCAGATGGGGCTGCCCGTGCCGGCCGAGCAGGCCGAGATCGGCTTCGTCGACGCGATCGTCTTCCACCGACGGCACGCCAGTTTCAACGCCGGCGTTCTGGAGTCGACACTGAAAAACGTCGTCCCACCACTTTCGGAGAGCGGGCATACACTGATGCTCGTCGACGAGTTCGAGGCGATCACCGAACCCGGGAGCGCCGCCGACCTCCTCCACGGCCTGGTCACCCTCACCGTCGACCGGGAGGCGCTGGGCGTGTTCGTCACCCACCTCGCGGACGACCTCGAACCACTGCCCGAGACGGCCCGCGTCGACGGGATTTTCGCGGAAGGACTGACCCCAGACCTGGAACTCGAAGTCGACTACCAGCCAAGATTTGGAACCGTCGGGCGCTCGACGCCCGAATTCATCATCTCGCGGCTGGTCGCCAACGCCGACGACCACGAGGAGCGCGCCGGCTTCGACACGCTGGCGCGAGCCATCGGCCAGGCGGCCGTCCAGCGGACGCTGTCGGACGCGCGGTGGTCCCCGGAATGA
- a CDS encoding zinc ribbon domain-containing protein: MSDDGIDASCPQCGEPISGHEGRCPSCGLDFLDGEGGLSEDAIDAMLADAGIEGPEATPHGALSTPRWVRLLVGLSITVPMGPLVMFVVESVWPVPLLVSVFAFLVGWLVPGYLLSRWRVPTAIVALGLLLVGLTLSVTPLLIVGGRALLGTDASEIGTLGSNVVAAQTAFLLIGLVVVGLGAVVYRHAVSRREAWTQRTDQ, encoded by the coding sequence ATGTCCGACGACGGAATCGACGCGTCCTGCCCGCAGTGTGGCGAGCCGATCTCGGGCCACGAGGGCCGGTGTCCGTCCTGCGGACTCGACTTCCTCGACGGCGAAGGTGGACTCTCAGAGGACGCGATCGACGCGATGCTCGCAGACGCTGGCATCGAGGGCCCAGAGGCCACCCCACACGGCGCACTTTCGACACCAAGGTGGGTCCGCTTGCTCGTCGGACTGTCTATCACCGTCCCGATGGGGCCGCTCGTGATGTTCGTCGTCGAATCCGTTTGGCCAGTCCCCCTGTTGGTGTCCGTCTTCGCGTTCCTCGTCGGTTGGCTCGTCCCCGGGTATCTGCTCTCCAGGTGGAGAGTCCCCACCGCGATCGTCGCCCTCGGTCTCCTGCTGGTCGGACTCACGTTGTCGGTGACGCCGCTCCTGATCGTGGGCGGTCGCGCGCTGCTCGGCACCGACGCCAGCGAGATCGGCACGCTCGGATCGAACGTCGTGGCCGCCCAGACAGCGTTTCTCCTGATCGGGCTGGTCGTAGTCGGGCTCGGGGCCGTGGTCTATCGTCATGCCGTCTCCCGGCGGGAGGCGTGGACCCAGCGGACCGACCAGTAA